In Arcobacter sp. CECT 8983, a single window of DNA contains:
- a CDS encoding adenylosuccinate synthase: MKADLIVGIQWGDEGKGKMVDMLAQNYDMVCRSQGGHNAGHTIWVDGVRYALHLIPSGVLNPKAVNIIGNGVVLSPESIIKEMEQFDNLEGRLFISDKAHLNLPYHAQIDQAKEKLKGDKAIGTTGKGIGPAYAEKIARSGFRVGELLNPTKLATSIIEFFEQNRAIFNVLEIETPSKNDLVALLESYKEKLAPYIANTTNMVWKALDEDKKILLEGAQGTLLDIDHGTYPYVTSSSTVSAGACTGLGISPKDIGVVTGIVKAYTTRVGNGPFPSEDFTEEGQKIADIGKEVGVTTGRGRRCGWFDAIAVKHAARLNGCDQLSLMKLDVLDGFPRIKICVAYDLDGEIIDYMPTDLESVKPVYEEIEGWDSVVGCREFDALPENAKKYIERIEELTGVKVGIVSTSPERADTIIRG; the protein is encoded by the coding sequence ATGAAAGCAGATTTAATAGTTGGTATTCAATGGGGAGATGAAGGAAAAGGTAAGATGGTTGACATGCTTGCTCAAAATTATGACATGGTTTGTAGGTCACAAGGTGGTCATAATGCAGGTCATACTATTTGGGTAGATGGTGTTAGATACGCACTTCACTTAATTCCTTCAGGTGTTTTAAACCCAAAGGCAGTAAATATAATTGGTAATGGAGTTGTATTATCTCCTGAATCAATTATCAAAGAGATGGAACAGTTTGATAACTTAGAAGGTAGATTATTTATTTCTGATAAAGCACATCTAAACTTACCATATCATGCACAAATTGACCAAGCTAAAGAGAAACTAAAAGGTGACAAAGCTATTGGGACAACAGGTAAAGGTATAGGTCCAGCATACGCAGAGAAAATTGCAAGATCTGGGTTTAGAGTAGGTGAGTTATTAAATCCTACTAAATTAGCTACAAGTATAATTGAATTTTTTGAACAAAATAGAGCTATTTTTAATGTATTAGAAATTGAGACTCCTTCAAAAAATGATTTAGTAGCTTTACTTGAGTCTTATAAAGAAAAACTTGCTCCATATATTGCAAATACTACTAACATGGTATGGAAAGCATTAGATGAAGATAAAAAGATTTTATTAGAAGGTGCCCAAGGTACACTTCTTGATATTGATCATGGAACATATCCATATGTTACATCTTCAAGTACAGTAAGTGCTGGAGCTTGTACAGGTCTTGGTATCTCTCCAAAGGATATTGGAGTAGTTACAGGTATTGTTAAAGCATATACAACAAGAGTTGGAAATGGTCCTTTCCCTTCAGAAGACTTTACTGAAGAGGGACAAAAAATTGCTGACATTGGAAAAGAAGTTGGAGTTACTACTGGTAGAGGAAGAAGATGTGGTTGGTTTGATGCAATTGCAGTAAAACACGCTGCAAGATTAAATGGTTGTGACCAATTATCATTAATGAAACTTGATGTTTTAGATGGTTTCCCTAGAATTAAAATCTGTGTTGCATATGATTTAGATGGTGAAATCATTGATTATATGCCAACTGATTTAGAAAGTGTTAAACCAGTTTATGAAGAGATTGAAGGATGGGATAGTGTAGTTGGATGTCGAGAATTTGATGCACTACCAGAAAATGCAAAAAAATATATTGAGAGAATAGAAGAATTAACAGGTGTAAAAGTTGGAATCGTATCAACATCACCAGAGAGAGCAGACACAATTATAAGAGGATAA
- a CDS encoding endonuclease/exonuclease/phosphatase family protein, with translation MKIITWNCNGAFRKKYTYLENINADIIVIQECENPEFSTKEYKVWSKNYLWIGDNKNKGLAIFAKPEIKIEQLNWSDENHLYKNEKLESFIPCLINNSIILIAIWTKKANSEVFGYIGQLWKYLKLHKEKLANKEVIIIGDLNSNSIWDKWDRWWNHCDVVKELEELNIISMYHAITKEEQGKESTPTFYLQKKIDKPYHIDYCFLSKSFIDKKSTLKILDYKYWLEKSDHIPIVCEI, from the coding sequence ATGAAAATCATAACTTGGAATTGTAATGGTGCTTTCAGAAAAAAATACACCTACTTAGAAAATATTAATGCAGATATAATTGTAATCCAAGAATGTGAAAATCCAGAATTTTCAACAAAAGAATACAAAGTATGGTCAAAAAACTATTTATGGATAGGTGATAATAAAAATAAAGGTCTTGCTATATTTGCAAAGCCAGAAATTAAAATAGAACAATTAAATTGGAGTGATGAAAACCACTTATATAAAAATGAAAAGTTAGAATCTTTTATTCCATGTTTAATTAATAATTCAATAATATTAATAGCAATTTGGACAAAAAAAGCAAACTCTGAAGTATTTGGATATATTGGTCAGCTATGGAAATATTTAAAGCTTCATAAAGAAAAATTAGCAAATAAAGAAGTGATAATTATTGGAGATTTAAATAGTAATAGTATTTGGGATAAATGGGATAGATGGTGGAACCATTGCGATGTTGTAAAGGAATTAGAAGAACTAAATATTATTAGTATGTATCATGCTATAACAAAAGAAGAACAGGGTAAAGAGAGCACTCCAACATTTTATTTACAAAAAAAGATTGATAAACCATATCATATAGATTATTGTTTTTTGTCAAAAAGTTTTATTGATAAAAAATCTACTTTAAAGATATTAGACTATAAGTATTGGTTAGAAAAAAGTGATCATATTCCAATTGTTTGTGAAATTTAG
- a CDS encoding phosphatidylglycerophosphatase A encodes MGKEKKTWNREEEIMRKLFLTVFYSGLSPKAPGTVGSFVSLILGVLLLQYIPQSTMFLLAFLISVIAVREINKYEEEVGEHDSKEIVIDELVGMWIALSICGITPENIYYLAPIAFVYFRIFDIWKPSIIGRIDRDVKGGWGVMGDDIVAGLAGGIAASGTYYLIERFILPTM; translated from the coding sequence ATGGGAAAAGAGAAAAAAACTTGGAATAGAGAAGAAGAAATAATGAGAAAACTATTTTTAACTGTTTTTTATAGTGGATTAAGCCCAAAAGCACCTGGTACAGTAGGAAGCTTTGTATCTCTTATCTTAGGTGTTTTATTATTACAGTATATTCCACAATCAACTATGTTCTTACTTGCTTTTTTAATCTCAGTTATTGCTGTAAGAGAGATAAATAAGTATGAAGAAGAAGTTGGAGAACATGATAGCAAAGAGATTGTTATTGATGAACTTGTTGGTATGTGGATTGCTCTTTCTATTTGTGGAATCACTCCTGAAAATATATATTATTTAGCTCCTATTGCTTTTGTGTACTTTAGAATCTTTGATATTTGGAAACCTTCTATTATAGGAAGAATTGATAGAGATGTAAAAGGTGGTTGGGGTGTTATGGGTGATGACATCGTAGCTGGACTTGCTGGTGGTATTGCTGCTAGTGGAACTTACTATTTAATTGAAAGATTTATCTTACCTACAATGTAA
- a CDS encoding ATP phosphoribosyltransferase regulatory subunit has protein sequence MVFEHEIPKGSRLYFGKLAKAKRNLENRVCEILDSKGFEEIITPNFSYSQHQAIENDRKLIKFSDEANEQVSLRADSTLDVVRIITKRLGRATSHKKWFYVQPVFSYPSTEDYQIGCEWIDHDNIVDLVNITGNILDELDINPVLQLSNINIPKLISKEFDIDIDYFKNGEIAKLFEIDDAWLNSLIKVKNIKDLEKAIKISPEVIKVELEKLLSTAQNVEYKNLVVAPLYHGSLKYYDDVYFRVIQDNFVISKGGKYSSDGISSLGFALYTDSLLKILED, from the coding sequence ATGGTTTTTGAACACGAAATACCAAAGGGCTCAAGACTATATTTTGGAAAGCTAGCTAAGGCTAAGAGAAACTTAGAAAATAGAGTATGTGAAATTCTAGACTCAAAAGGTTTTGAAGAGATAATCACACCTAACTTCTCTTACTCTCAGCATCAAGCAATTGAAAATGATAGAAAACTTATTAAGTTTTCAGATGAAGCAAATGAACAAGTTTCATTAAGAGCAGATTCAACACTTGATGTTGTAAGAATTATTACAAAAAGACTTGGAAGAGCAACTTCTCATAAAAAATGGTTTTATGTACAACCAGTATTTTCATATCCTTCAACTGAAGATTATCAAATTGGTTGTGAATGGATAGACCATGATAATATTGTAGATCTAGTAAATATTACTGGAAATATTTTAGATGAACTAGATATAAATCCAGTTTTACAACTATCAAATATCAATATTCCAAAACTTATTTCAAAAGAGTTTGATATTGATATTGATTACTTTAAAAATGGTGAAATAGCAAAACTATTTGAGATAGATGATGCTTGGTTAAATTCACTTATTAAAGTAAAAAATATTAAAGATTTAGAAAAAGCTATAAAAATTTCACCAGAGGTGATAAAAGTAGAACTTGAAAAACTTTTAAGTACAGCTCAAAATGTTGAATATAAAAATTTAGTTGTTGCTCCACTTTATCATGGAAGCTTAAAGTACTATGATGATGTATATTTTAGAGTAATTCAAGATAATTTTGTAATTAGTAAAGGTGGAAAATATAGTTCTGATGGAATTTCTTCATTAGGATTTGCACTTTATACAGATAGTTTATTAAAAATTTTAGAGGATTAG
- a CDS encoding alanine--glyoxylate aminotransferase family protein — protein sequence MLLTPGPTPVPEFVRKAMADVTIHHRTPEFEKIFEETRELLFELYGMDEVVMLASSGSGAMEACVTNLTKKKALTVNSGKFGERFGKICKAFNIEYTEIKNEWNTPVSVDAILEAVKNDSEIDAIFIQLCESAGGLKHPVEEIAKEVKKLNKDITIVADGITAIGVEKIDTTNLDAVITGSQKALMLPPGLAIIGLSNAAVSKIEENAKGFYFNLATEIKKQRTNTTAWTAATTLIIGLKEILSYIKENGGFDTLYEKTALRAKATREALKAIGCEIYPQTPANAMTTIYSENAPEIRKILKTKYNVNIAGGQDHIKTLIYRINHMGLVEDFEATWVVNAVELAMDELNLRDFDGTASKVFSQEMFKGN from the coding sequence ATGTTACTAACACCAGGACCAACGCCTGTACCAGAATTTGTAAGAAAAGCTATGGCAGATGTTACTATTCACCATAGAACACCAGAATTTGAAAAAATATTTGAAGAAACAAGAGAATTATTATTTGAATTATATGGAATGGATGAAGTTGTAATGCTTGCATCTAGTGGCTCAGGTGCAATGGAGGCTTGTGTTACTAATCTAACAAAGAAAAAAGCATTAACTGTAAATTCAGGAAAATTCGGTGAAAGATTTGGAAAAATTTGTAAAGCTTTTAACATCGAATATACTGAAATCAAAAATGAATGGAATACGCCTGTAAGTGTAGATGCTATTTTAGAAGCAGTTAAAAATGACAGTGAAATTGATGCAATATTTATTCAACTATGTGAAAGTGCAGGGGGATTAAAACACCCTGTTGAAGAGATTGCAAAAGAAGTTAAAAAACTAAATAAAGATATCACAATAGTTGCAGATGGAATTACTGCTATTGGTGTTGAGAAGATTGACACTACAAATTTAGATGCAGTAATTACAGGAAGTCAAAAGGCACTTATGCTTCCTCCTGGGCTTGCGATTATTGGTTTATCAAATGCTGCAGTTTCTAAAATTGAAGAGAATGCAAAAGGTTTTTATTTTAATTTAGCAACAGAAATTAAAAAACAAAGAACAAATACTACAGCATGGACAGCAGCAACAACTTTGATTATTGGATTAAAAGAGATTTTATCATACATTAAAGAAAATGGTGGATTTGATACGCTTTATGAAAAAACAGCATTAAGAGCAAAAGCTACAAGAGAAGCTTTAAAAGCTATTGGGTGTGAAATTTATCCTCAAACTCCAGCAAATGCAATGACAACTATTTATAGTGAAAATGCACCTGAAATTAGAAAAATTTTAAAAACAAAGTATAATGTAAATATTGCAGGTGGACAAGACCATATTAAAACATTAATCTATAGAATAAATCATATGGGATTAGTTGAAGATTTTGAAGCTACATGGGTAGTAAATGCAGTTGAATTAGCAATGGATGAATTAAATCTTAGAGATTTTGATGGAACTGCTTCAAAAGTATTTTCTCAAGAGATGTTTAAAGGAAATTAA
- a CDS encoding MarR family winged helix-turn-helix transcriptional regulator encodes MNTKSLVSYGKRTDKSMKTIIRIERIRSKFHNRLVNYLNTFNLTFNQFKVLEVLYHRGDLNISSITKLTMSTPGNITVVVKNLKRDGWITTISDPEDKRASILTITQKGIEVIEKVFPNHAKNLKTSLEVLSDKELDTLYELLNKVYKAN; translated from the coding sequence ATGAATACTAAATCCCTAGTAAGTTATGGAAAAAGAACAGATAAATCTATGAAAACTATCATTAGGATAGAAAGAATTAGGTCAAAATTCCATAATAGATTAGTAAACTATTTAAATACTTTTAACTTGACTTTTAATCAATTCAAAGTACTTGAGGTACTTTATCACAGAGGTGATTTGAATATTAGTTCAATTACAAAGCTTACAATGAGTACTCCTGGTAATATTACTGTTGTAGTAAAAAACCTTAAAAGAGATGGCTGGATTACAACTATTTCTGACCCAGAAGATAAGAGAGCTTCTATTTTAACTATTACTCAAAAAGGTATTGAAGTAATTGAAAAAGTATTTCCAAATCATGCAAAAAATTTAAAAACATCACTTGAAGTTTTAAGTGACAAAGAACTTGATACTTTATATGAACTTTTAAATAAAGTCTATAAAGCAAATTAA
- a CDS encoding response regulator, with translation MNILIIESEIYLAQKVVSRLLDDGHNCDFVESPNIDNLTKDYDIILLSTSLPAALCKTIIRRYSDSIILLLVSYISDETVTDPIKEGAKDYIMKPFIMDELLRKIYHYRECKSIRKELQTLRDYLKFQFNEVDTSEHVLPTSFPTLIETNSQISADKLAFELVRKLDLQMKFISLSSDNWQKRVNEKFSGILYLTDYHSLKKSTKENLNKLIEDKKCIIVSLEKEEDFPYNKLEIEKEDNLLMTNNIMTINDYVKMMVLSYQTKYPDTELSKKLGISRKSLWEKRKKLGIEKKK, from the coding sequence ATGAATATACTGATTATTGAAAGCGAAATTTACCTCGCTCAAAAAGTTGTCTCTAGACTTCTAGACGATGGACATAATTGTGATTTTGTAGAGTCTCCTAATATTGACAATCTTACAAAAGATTACGATATTATTTTACTTTCTACTTCACTACCTGCTGCTTTATGTAAGACAATTATTAGAAGATATAGTGACTCAATTATTTTACTTCTTGTATCATATATTTCAGACGAAACTGTTACAGACCCAATCAAAGAAGGTGCAAAAGATTATATTATGAAGCCATTTATCATGGATGAGCTTTTAAGAAAGATTTATCACTATAGAGAGTGTAAATCTATAAGAAAAGAGTTACAAACATTAAGAGACTATCTTAAATTTCAGTTTAACGAAGTAGATACAAGTGAGCATGTATTACCTACATCATTTCCAACTCTTATTGAAACAAACTCACAAATTAGTGCAGATAAATTAGCTTTTGAACTTGTTAGAAAACTTGATTTGCAGATGAAATTTATATCATTATCTAGTGATAATTGGCAAAAAAGAGTAAATGAAAAGTTTAGTGGAATCTTATACCTAACAGATTACCATAGTCTTAAGAAAAGTACTAAAGAGAATTTAAATAAACTAATAGAAGATAAAAAATGTATTATTGTATCTTTAGAAAAAGAAGAAGATTTCCCTTACAATAAATTAGAGATTGAAAAAGAAGATAACCTTTTAATGACAAATAATATAATGACAATAAACGATTATGTAAAAATGATGGTTTTATCATATCAAACAAAATATCCAGATACTGAACTTTCTAAAAAACTTGGTATCTCAAGAAAATCTCTATGGGAAAAGAGAAAAAAACTTGGAATAGAGAAGAAGAAATAA
- a CDS encoding HDOD domain-containing protein translates to MKQLIVDKIDSLPPLPNSVLELEEFRKMPTKEPLDLLKIIEKDPLIITTVLRVANSAMFGFVSEVETPSRAISLLGVNFTISIALGSVIQNLIQTDLSAYEASTDDFMFSCNLASNIINTWVSKIDKDLKEDLLLPAFLQETGKFIISDIITENKQKEEFLEHIAVTKNLSSVEKEFVGYSCARITANIFKHWNLSHNLIFSIGFVEDLENCPKEYVKKVQILEIVKILADIKNPLSDSNIQRAINKAIEYGFEVETLEKAIESIKYKLEEDL, encoded by the coding sequence ATGAAACAACTAATAGTAGATAAAATTGACTCTTTACCTCCTTTACCTAATTCGGTTTTAGAATTAGAAGAGTTTAGGAAGATGCCAACTAAAGAACCACTAGATTTATTAAAAATTATTGAAAAAGACCCTTTAATTATTACTACTGTTTTAAGAGTTGCAAACTCTGCTATGTTTGGGTTTGTAAGTGAAGTAGAAACTCCAAGTCGTGCAATTTCACTTTTAGGTGTAAACTTTACAATTTCTATTGCTTTAGGTTCAGTTATTCAAAACCTTATTCAAACTGACCTTAGTGCATATGAGGCTTCTACTGATGACTTTATGTTTTCATGTAATTTAGCTTCAAATATAATTAACACTTGGGTAAGTAAAATTGACAAAGATTTAAAAGAAGATTTACTTTTACCTGCATTCTTACAAGAAACTGGGAAATTTATTATCTCTGATATAATCACAGAAAACAAACAAAAAGAAGAGTTTCTAGAACATATAGCAGTAACAAAAAATCTTTCAAGCGTTGAAAAAGAGTTTGTAGGTTATTCATGTGCTAGAATTACTGCAAATATTTTTAAACATTGGAACTTAAGTCATAACCTTATTTTTTCAATTGGCTTTGTAGAAGATTTAGAAAATTGTCCTAAAGAGTATGTAAAAAAAGTACAAATCTTAGAGATAGTAAAAATATTAGCAGATATTAAAAACCCTTTATCTGATTCAAATATTCAAAGAGCTATTAATAAAGCTATTGAGTATGGTTTTGAAGTTGAAACTTTAGAAAAAGCAATCGAATCTATTAAATATAAATTAGAAGAAGATCTTTAA
- the carA gene encoding glutamine-hydrolyzing carbamoyl-phosphate synthase small subunit, giving the protein MQKVWIYLENGTFLEAKSFGATGTAVGEIVFNTSLTGYQEIISDPSYAGQFITFTMPEIGNVGVNADDMESKTAYCKGVLVRNYHHEHSNYRSEGDLDSFLKEHGVLGITAIDTRYLTKLIRDEGAMMMIASTEISDREELAEKLAQSPRIEDINYIKEVSTKEAYVHKNGAWNHENKAYNKAVMSDKKVVVIDFGVKRNILNELVESGLEVEVVPATFKAEDLIARFEAKEIGGIFLSNGPGDPLTLTEEKKEVQKLINTDIPIFAICLGHQMLSIAHGHDTYKLPFGQHGGNHPVANPESMVVEITAQNHNYNVPDSIVEIAEITHKNLFDGTIEGVKYKNKEIFSVQHHPEASPGPHESKYIFDEFAKIVK; this is encoded by the coding sequence ATGCAAAAAGTATGGATTTATTTAGAAAATGGAACATTCTTAGAAGCTAAATCATTTGGTGCAACTGGTACAGCAGTTGGAGAAATTGTATTTAATACATCATTAACAGGATATCAAGAAATTATTTCTGATCCAAGTTATGCTGGGCAATTTATTACTTTTACAATGCCAGAAATTGGAAATGTAGGTGTTAATGCAGATGATATGGAAAGTAAAACAGCTTACTGTAAAGGTGTTTTAGTTAGAAATTATCACCATGAACATTCAAACTATAGATCTGAGGGTGACCTAGATTCATTCTTAAAAGAGCATGGGGTTCTTGGGATTACTGCTATTGATACAAGATATTTAACAAAACTAATAAGAGATGAAGGTGCAATGATGATGATTGCATCAACTGAAATCTCTGATAGAGAAGAGCTTGCTGAAAAATTAGCGCAAAGCCCAAGAATAGAAGATATTAATTATATCAAAGAAGTGTCTACTAAAGAAGCTTATGTACATAAAAATGGTGCATGGAATCATGAAAACAAAGCATACAACAAAGCTGTAATGAGTGATAAAAAAGTAGTAGTTATTGACTTTGGTGTAAAAAGAAATATTTTAAATGAATTAGTTGAGTCTGGACTTGAAGTAGAAGTTGTACCTGCTACATTTAAAGCTGAAGATTTAATTGCAAGATTTGAAGCAAAAGAAATTGGTGGTATCTTCTTATCAAATGGTCCAGGTGATCCATTAACTTTAACAGAAGAGAAAAAAGAAGTTCAAAAATTAATTAATACAGATATACCTATATTTGCTATTTGTTTAGGACATCAAATGTTATCTATTGCACATGGACATGATACATATAAGTTACCATTCGGACAACATGGTGGTAACCATCCAGTCGCAAATCCTGAATCAATGGTTGTAGAAATTACTGCACAAAACCATAACTATAATGTTCCAGATAGTATTGTAGAAATTGCTGAGATTACGCATAAGAACTTATTTGATGGAACTATTGAAGGTGTTAAATACAAAAATAAAGAGATCTTCTCAGTTCAACATCACCCAGAGGCTAGTCCTGGTCCTCATGAGTCGAAATATATCTTTGACGAATTCGCTAAGATTGTAAAATAA
- a CDS encoding bifunctional 2-C-methyl-D-erythritol 4-phosphate cytidylyltransferase/2-C-methyl-D-erythritol 2,4-cyclodiphosphate synthase: MSKVTLIVLCAGNSTRFGLQTKKQWLRIDNQPLWLFVTKRLENLYKFDKVIITSSKDELAYMQNFSDDYEFIAGGDTRQQSMKNSLENVDSEYVMVTDVARACIPEDVIFSLINSKENADCIVPVLKVNDTVIYNEETINRDNVKLIQTPQLSRTTILKTALETDKEFTDDSSAIKATGGSIFYLEGSIKSKKLTFGDDLKELSCLSAPSNNFFTGTGYDIHPFEDNKKMYLGGVNIDVPYGFKAHSDGDVLIHSLIDALLGACGAGDIGEFFPDTDDEFKNIDSKILLQKIVEFIYNVGYEIVNVDLTIIAQQPKINPYKNEIKKSIASLLNIEKQFVNIKATTAEKLGFIGRKEGVAVQSIATLKYYDWTKK; encoded by the coding sequence TTGTCGAAGGTAACACTTATAGTATTATGTGCTGGAAACTCTACAAGATTTGGGCTTCAAACAAAAAAACAGTGGCTTAGAATAGATAATCAACCACTCTGGCTTTTTGTTACAAAAAGACTCGAAAATCTATACAAATTTGATAAAGTAATTATTACATCTTCAAAAGATGAATTAGCTTATATGCAAAACTTTAGTGATGATTATGAGTTTATTGCAGGTGGAGATACTAGACAACAATCTATGAAAAATTCTTTAGAAAATGTTGATTCTGAATACGTAATGGTTACAGATGTAGCTCGTGCTTGTATTCCTGAAGATGTCATTTTTTCATTAATTAATTCAAAAGAAAATGCTGATTGTATTGTTCCAGTTTTAAAAGTAAATGATACAGTTATTTATAATGAAGAAACAATAAATAGAGATAATGTAAAACTTATTCAAACTCCACAACTTTCAAGAACTACTATTTTAAAAACTGCTTTAGAAACTGACAAAGAGTTTACAGATGATAGTTCTGCTATTAAAGCAACTGGTGGTTCTATTTTTTATTTAGAAGGTTCTATTAAAAGTAAAAAGTTAACTTTTGGTGATGACTTAAAAGAGTTATCTTGTTTAAGTGCTCCTAGTAATAACTTTTTTACTGGTACGGGTTATGACATACATCCCTTTGAAGACAATAAAAAAATGTATCTTGGTGGAGTAAATATTGATGTTCCATATGGTTTCAAAGCACACAGTGATGGAGATGTATTAATTCACTCTCTCATTGATGCTTTATTAGGCGCTTGTGGAGCAGGAGATATTGGTGAATTTTTCCCTGATACAGATGATGAGTTTAAAAATATAGACTCAAAAATTCTTTTACAAAAAATTGTAGAGTTTATTTATAATGTAGGCTATGAGATAGTTAATGTTGATTTAACAATAATTGCTCAACAACCAAAAATAAATCCATATAAGAATGAAATTAAAAAGAGCATTGCTTCTTTACTAAACATAGAAAAGCAATTTGTAAATATAAAAGCAACAACAGCTGAGAAACTTGGATTTATAGGACGAAAAGAGGGAGTTGCAGTACAATCAATTGCAACTTTAAAATACTATGACTGGACGAAAAAATGA
- a CDS encoding DUF507 family protein: MRMKLHHTPYISRRISRDLVNCDFVEIRKTKDEISAEIEKILDADIEQEHELDEKVHELLDEQEDEIEFLNADRRQLFWLTKKRLANDFGVILNNEDRFSDIAHKVLDYLWEEDYIHYTCSDNQVKNVIFSSIDEFLKGFEKADDAVMEKIKHYKRKLIPGTEEYDIVYHRLYEEELIKRGLM; encoded by the coding sequence ATGAGAATGAAGTTACATCACACGCCATATATTTCTAGAAGAATCTCAAGAGATTTAGTAAATTGCGATTTTGTAGAGATTAGAAAGACAAAAGATGAAATCAGTGCAGAAATTGAAAAGATTTTAGATGCTGATATTGAACAAGAGCATGAATTAGATGAAAAAGTTCATGAGTTATTAGATGAACAAGAAGATGAAATTGAATTCTTAAATGCAGACAGAAGACAACTATTTTGGTTAACTAAAAAAAGATTAGCAAATGACTTTGGTGTAATATTAAACAATGAAGATAGATTTTCAGATATTGCTCATAAAGTATTAGATTATCTATGGGAAGAAGATTATATTCACTATACTTGTTCTGATAATCAAGTTAAAAACGTAATTTTTTCATCTATTGATGAATTTTTAAAAGGGTTTGAGAAAGCTGATGATGCTGTAATGGAAAAAATTAAACATTACAAAAGAAAGCTTATTCCAGGAACTGAAGAGTATGATATTGTTTATCATAGACTATATGAAGAAGAACTAATTAAAAGAGGGTTAATGTAA
- a CDS encoding histone protein, translating to MAKELKEKKVEKIAKKAAKKVVEKKKDVKKVTKKVTKKVLKLKPTKVSKAKKAAKKAAKKAA from the coding sequence ATGGCAAAAGAATTAAAAGAAAAGAAAGTTGAAAAAATAGCTAAAAAAGCAGCTAAAAAAGTAGTTGAAAAGAAAAAAGACGTAAAAAAAGTTACTAAAAAAGTTACTAAAAAAGTTTTAAAACTTAAACCTACAAAAGTTAGCAAAGCTAAGAAAGCTGCTAAAAAAGCTGCTAAAAAAGCTGCTTAA